In Polynucleobacter ibericus, a genomic segment contains:
- a CDS encoding ABC transporter ATP-binding protein, producing MLIRLFKHISRQRRYQFAGLVLLTVISSFAEVISLGAVVPFIGIITQPETVFKTPIVSRIAIYFGINSAHELILPLTFSFIAAAVLAGAMRLLLLWIGIRLANATGADLSAEVYRRTLYQPYRVHIDRSSSEIIAGITQKVATATSVLLSLVTVLTSIVLFIAIFVTLILIDPLIATLAMLIFGASYGCIVYKTRQRLRRNSESIALQQTQVIKILQEGLGSIRDVLLDGSQLVYCNTYQKSIQQLQYATGENSYITIAPRYVMETLGLLLTGVFVCIISGDEVEGVSGALPVLGTLALGAQRLLPLLQLIYGNWTFVIGSQASLKDVLDLLEQPLPENAKQDQIKQLDFQRSIRFENVSFKYGVDLPLVLKQINFTISKGGRIGIVGSTGSGKSTVLDLLMLLLKPTHGKILIDDCVIGDELCQAWQKNIAHVPQSIYLADATLAENIAFGIPFDQIDFHRVKLAASQAQLSEFIENKPKSYYEFVGERGVRLSGGQRQRIGIARALYKQANVLIFDEATSALDNETECDVMRAIEDLGNHLTICMVAHRLTTLEKCDQIIEFRGGMVHHIGDYQSVVQASKAARTYQ from the coding sequence GTGTTAATACGATTATTTAAGCACATCAGCCGGCAACGCCGCTATCAGTTTGCCGGGCTTGTACTACTAACAGTCATTAGTTCCTTTGCAGAGGTCATCAGCCTGGGTGCCGTTGTGCCTTTTATTGGCATTATTACTCAGCCAGAAACTGTCTTCAAGACCCCAATAGTTAGTAGGATTGCTATCTATTTTGGAATTAATTCGGCTCATGAGCTGATACTACCACTAACCTTTTCTTTTATAGCCGCCGCAGTCCTTGCGGGAGCAATGCGTCTATTGCTCCTTTGGATTGGAATACGGCTAGCCAATGCAACTGGAGCGGATTTAAGTGCTGAGGTTTATCGGCGCACCCTATACCAACCATATAGGGTTCATATTGACCGTAGTAGCAGTGAAATTATCGCTGGAATAACACAAAAAGTTGCAACTGCAACGAGCGTCCTTTTATCGTTGGTTACGGTACTTACATCCATTGTTTTGTTTATTGCCATATTTGTCACTTTGATTCTAATTGATCCGCTGATTGCAACGCTTGCGATGTTAATTTTTGGTGCAAGTTATGGATGTATTGTCTATAAGACGCGGCAACGATTGAGGCGCAATAGTGAGTCAATTGCTTTGCAGCAGACCCAAGTCATAAAGATACTTCAAGAGGGTCTTGGATCTATACGAGATGTTCTTTTAGACGGCAGTCAGTTAGTGTATTGCAACACATATCAGAAAAGTATCCAGCAGCTACAGTATGCAACTGGCGAAAACTCATATATTACGATTGCTCCAAGATACGTCATGGAGACTTTAGGTTTGCTGCTTACCGGTGTATTTGTCTGCATCATTAGTGGGGATGAAGTCGAAGGTGTAAGTGGCGCTTTACCGGTTTTAGGCACACTGGCTTTGGGTGCGCAACGACTATTACCCCTTTTGCAATTAATATATGGTAATTGGACATTTGTGATTGGAAGTCAGGCATCGCTTAAAGATGTTCTGGATTTGCTAGAACAGCCCCTGCCTGAAAATGCAAAACAAGATCAAATAAAACAGCTTGATTTTCAACGGTCCATCCGCTTTGAAAATGTTTCTTTTAAATATGGTGTCGATTTACCCTTGGTATTGAAACAGATTAATTTTACTATTTCTAAGGGCGGCAGGATTGGCATTGTAGGTAGCACGGGGAGCGGTAAAAGTACTGTCTTAGATCTACTAATGCTCCTCCTTAAACCTACACATGGGAAAATTCTTATTGACGATTGCGTAATTGGTGATGAGCTTTGCCAGGCATGGCAAAAAAATATTGCACATGTACCTCAAAGCATTTACCTAGCGGATGCCACTTTAGCCGAAAATATTGCATTTGGTATTCCGTTTGATCAAATTGATTTTCATCGCGTTAAGCTAGCAGCTTCGCAGGCTCAACTCTCTGAGTTTATAGAAAATAAACCGAAGAGTTACTATGAATTTGTGGGGGAGAGAGGGGTGAGGTTAAGCGGTGGTCAGCGACAACGCATCGGAATTGCACGAGCGCTGTACAAGCAGGCTAACGTGCTAATTTTTGATGAAGCGACTAGCGCTCTAGATAATGAAACTGAGTGCGATGTTATGAGGGCAATTGAAGATCTTGGAAATCATCTGACCATTTGTATGGTTGCGCATCGCCTGACTACGCTTGAAAAGTGCGATCAGATAATTGAGTTTCGTGGTGGTATGGTGCATCATATTGGAGACTATCAATCAGTTGTTCAAGCCTCTAAGGCTGCAAGGACTTATCAATGA
- a CDS encoding glycosyltransferase family 9 protein — MSLIPLNATVCILSARRFGDAIMNASNLKLASQARPDIKWIIWTKPEFSLLFKLMGFDNLITAEFPIAGGFPKIIKGGWIDLIQSTIQLRKMKIDVSFDFIGDTRESFLGTLIGSRVHYSPKWAPSHWMHHLIWRMQIPGVNYLSVKPNDHQVYEFIPALLSELVGSKLSAPIKPSLKKLAFDTSPKIAFHPYSSQAFKKWPNQHWLKLAQLLSQYAITPSTLCSSSEESEARDQFGSSIPTVHIAPSESLEQLIAEIKKFDLLIGVDSFLVHLASALGKKTIVINAGNLPQWWAPPNSVAIGQSGGCTYYPCFNEPKCIGKITESACIKSITPEQIIAAIEFDSTIHMGRE, encoded by the coding sequence TTGAGTCTTATCCCACTTAATGCGACTGTTTGCATTCTGAGTGCGCGTCGTTTTGGCGATGCAATCATGAATGCCTCTAATCTAAAGCTAGCATCTCAGGCTCGTCCAGATATTAAGTGGATTATTTGGACTAAACCAGAATTTTCCCTTCTGTTTAAATTGATGGGATTTGATAACCTCATCACAGCAGAATTTCCTATTGCCGGGGGATTTCCAAAAATAATTAAAGGTGGTTGGATTGATCTAATTCAATCTACTATTCAATTGCGCAAGATGAAGATCGATGTCAGTTTCGATTTTATTGGTGATACTAGGGAGTCTTTTTTAGGGACGCTAATTGGCAGTAGAGTCCATTACTCACCAAAATGGGCGCCTTCTCACTGGATGCATCATCTCATTTGGCGCATGCAAATCCCTGGGGTGAACTATCTGTCAGTCAAACCTAATGATCATCAGGTCTATGAATTTATCCCCGCCCTCCTTTCAGAATTAGTGGGCTCCAAACTTAGCGCTCCAATTAAGCCGAGCTTGAAGAAGTTAGCATTTGATACATCCCCTAAAATTGCTTTTCATCCCTACTCCAGTCAAGCATTTAAGAAATGGCCTAACCAACACTGGCTTAAGCTAGCACAGTTACTTTCCCAATATGCCATTACACCATCTACCCTATGCTCATCCTCTGAAGAGAGTGAAGCAAGAGACCAATTTGGGTCCAGCATACCTACTGTTCATATCGCCCCCTCTGAATCTCTTGAGCAACTCATTGCCGAAATAAAAAAATTTGATCTGTTAATTGGGGTGGATAGCTTTTTAGTACACCTTGCCTCTGCATTAGGTAAAAAGACTATCGTAATTAATGCCGGCAATCTTCCCCAGTGGTGGGCGCCTCCTAATTCTGTAGCAATTGGTCAAAGCGGAGGATGCACATATTACCCTTGCTTTAACGAACCCAAATGCATTGGCAAGATAACTGAGTCTGCTTGCATTAAGTCTATTACGCCAGAGCAAATTATTGCTGCCATTGAATTTGACTCGACCATTCATATGGGTCGAGAATAA
- a CDS encoding class I SAM-dependent methyltransferase, translating into MPFAFSEKILKKYVISYFYCKYCNFVQTEKPYWLDEAYNNPIADSDTGLIQRNISLSSRLAVLIALNFDLQGSYLDIAGGYGILTRLMRDDGFNYFWQDPYCQNVFALGFEGSKSEHGYDAITAFEVLEHVEDPVGFIQNAMLENNSKTIIFSTECFSAEAPPNSDWWYYSFSTGQHISFFSSRALQEISQKLHLYFYSFNGLHILSKYPLKYPTLSRVFTKRYLSSIFTFFLNRLLNSKTLSDSQLNLHKPASPE; encoded by the coding sequence ATGCCATTTGCCTTTTCTGAAAAAATACTTAAGAAGTATGTAATTAGCTATTTTTATTGCAAGTACTGTAATTTTGTTCAAACCGAAAAGCCGTATTGGCTTGATGAGGCCTATAACAATCCAATAGCTGATAGTGATACAGGTTTAATACAGCGAAATATTTCCCTATCCTCGCGCTTGGCTGTTTTGATTGCATTGAATTTCGATCTACAGGGGTCATATTTAGATATTGCTGGAGGTTATGGGATCCTAACGCGCTTAATGCGGGATGACGGCTTTAATTATTTCTGGCAAGACCCTTACTGTCAAAACGTCTTTGCACTTGGATTTGAGGGTAGCAAAAGTGAGCATGGATATGATGCTATTACTGCATTTGAGGTATTGGAGCATGTTGAAGACCCTGTTGGTTTTATTCAAAATGCCATGCTAGAAAATAACTCCAAGACAATTATTTTTAGTACTGAGTGTTTTTCTGCAGAGGCCCCGCCAAATAGTGATTGGTGGTATTACTCTTTTTCTACTGGACAACATATTTCTTTCTTCAGCTCAAGGGCCTTACAAGAAATTTCTCAAAAATTACATTTATATTTTTACTCTTTTAATGGGCTTCATATTTTGAGTAAATACCCCTTGAAATATCCGACATTAAGCAGAGTTTTTACTAAGCGATATTTGAGCTCAATCTTTACCTTCTTTCTGAATCGTCTCTTGAATAGTAAAACCTTAAGTGATTCTCAGCTTAACCTGCATAAGCCCGCATCTCCAGAGTGA
- a CDS encoding NAD-dependent epimerase/dehydratase family protein, with protein sequence MNAYKKCQEQLLDEPKTWLVTGVAGFIGSNLLESLLLLNQSVVGLDNFSTGYQRNLDEVQALVTPEQWGRFHLIKGDIRNLNDCQDACKGVDYVLHQAAIGSVPRSIEDPIFTNQNNIDGFLNMLVAGRDAKVKSFTYAASSSTYGDHPGLPKMEDQIGKPLSPYAVTKFVNEIYADVFFRAYKFKCIGLRYFNVFGRRQDPEGAYAAVIPRWVSAMIKKDPIYINGNGETSRDFCYVKNVVQANLLAACTEKVEAINQVYNVALGGRTSLNNLFELLSGSLTARGYDLRGIKKIYRDFRVGDVMHSQADIVKARQLLGYCPRHTIELGIEESLEWYEVDNK encoded by the coding sequence ATGAATGCATACAAAAAATGTCAAGAGCAATTACTGGATGAACCTAAGACTTGGTTGGTTACGGGAGTTGCTGGGTTTATTGGCAGCAATCTTTTAGAGTCTTTGCTACTTTTGAATCAAAGCGTAGTAGGTCTAGATAACTTTAGCACTGGATATCAACGTAATTTAGATGAGGTCCAGGCTCTTGTAACACCAGAGCAATGGGGTCGATTTCACCTCATCAAGGGAGACATTCGGAATTTGAATGATTGTCAAGATGCTTGTAAAGGTGTTGACTATGTGCTACATCAGGCGGCTATTGGTTCTGTTCCCAGAAGTATCGAAGACCCAATTTTTACAAATCAGAACAACATTGATGGTTTTTTGAATATGCTTGTGGCTGGACGCGATGCAAAAGTAAAAAGTTTTACATATGCGGCATCGAGTTCTACTTACGGTGATCATCCGGGGTTGCCTAAGATGGAGGACCAAATTGGCAAACCACTTAGTCCGTATGCAGTGACTAAATTTGTAAATGAAATATATGCAGATGTTTTCTTTAGAGCTTATAAATTTAAATGTATTGGGTTGCGGTATTTTAATGTGTTTGGAAGGCGACAAGATCCTGAAGGTGCTTATGCTGCAGTAATACCAAGATGGGTTTCTGCAATGATAAAGAAAGATCCAATCTACATTAATGGCAATGGCGAGACAAGTCGTGATTTTTGTTACGTCAAAAATGTAGTGCAAGCTAATTTGCTTGCTGCGTGTACAGAAAAAGTTGAAGCAATTAACCAAGTTTATAACGTTGCTCTTGGCGGTCGAACTAGTTTAAATAACCTTTTTGAGCTTTTATCAGGCAGCCTAACTGCAAGGGGTTATGACTTGAGAGGTATTAAGAAAATCTATCGAGACTTTCGAGTTGGGGATGTTATGCATTCTCAAGCTGATATTGTAAAAGCTAGGCAACTTCTAGGGTATTGCCCAAGACATACTATAGAGCTAGGAATTGAAGAGTCCCTTGAGTGGTATGAAGTGGATAATAAATAA
- a CDS encoding undecaprenyl-phosphate glucose phosphotransferase has product MSTQISGRLRPFSAELSSLNRILDAAIIWSSLYISSLVFPIDLAYKDIYQYAAFLAIIFYFLLAEVRAVYRSSRLEGYGQIAGKILSTWLIVSMTLIVMAFATKTSANFSRLAISAWLISTPILLVLERIFLYLILRLARAKGGNTRTFVILGDGESPDYLLAKIQSMPWAGLSHEGSYHDLKGLLGEIKTKHIDYVFLTYAGHQKQEILEAIKALANSTATVYLAPNIFLADLLGSHWVTVGNIPMITINDHPFYGGHWALKKIEDLILGSLLFILILPLMVVIALAVKLTSRGPILFKQRRYGLNGEIIQVLKFRTMTTQDDGAIVVQASRDDPRITPLGRFLRRTSLDELPQFVNVLQGTMSIVGPRPHAISHNEQYRQLIQGYMLRHKVKPGITGWAQVNGLRGETETIDKMKSRVDYDLYYINHWSIWLDLKIIFLTIINGFTSKTAY; this is encoded by the coding sequence ATGAGCACCCAAATCAGCGGACGTCTTCGACCCTTTAGTGCTGAGTTATCGTCCTTAAATCGCATCCTGGATGCTGCCATCATTTGGTCATCTTTGTATATAAGCTCCTTAGTTTTTCCAATTGACCTTGCCTACAAAGATATTTATCAATACGCAGCCTTTCTAGCCATCATTTTCTATTTTTTATTAGCCGAAGTTCGAGCGGTATATCGATCTTCCCGCCTTGAGGGTTACGGGCAGATTGCTGGAAAAATTCTCAGTACCTGGTTGATCGTGAGTATGACGTTAATTGTGATGGCTTTTGCCACCAAAACGTCTGCTAACTTTTCTCGCTTAGCTATTAGCGCTTGGTTAATTTCCACGCCAATTCTCTTAGTATTAGAGCGAATTTTTCTTTATTTGATTTTAAGGCTAGCGCGCGCTAAAGGCGGAAATACTAGAACCTTTGTTATTTTGGGTGACGGCGAATCACCAGACTATCTGTTAGCAAAAATTCAATCCATGCCTTGGGCTGGCCTAAGTCATGAAGGTAGCTATCATGATCTCAAGGGTTTATTGGGCGAAATTAAGACAAAACATATAGACTATGTTTTTTTAACCTATGCTGGACACCAAAAACAAGAAATTCTTGAGGCCATTAAAGCTTTGGCCAATTCAACCGCTACCGTTTATCTGGCGCCCAATATATTTCTGGCGGATCTCCTAGGTTCACACTGGGTAACTGTAGGGAATATTCCCATGATTACCATTAATGATCACCCTTTTTATGGCGGCCATTGGGCGCTTAAAAAAATTGAGGACCTCATTTTGGGTAGCCTACTATTTATACTCATTTTGCCGTTGATGGTGGTAATTGCCCTTGCTGTCAAGCTCACTTCAAGAGGTCCAATTCTCTTTAAGCAGCGTAGATATGGACTGAATGGTGAGATTATTCAAGTTCTCAAATTTAGAACCATGACCACGCAAGATGATGGGGCAATTGTGGTGCAGGCCTCCAGGGACGATCCACGGATTACCCCTCTCGGAAGATTTCTGCGTAGAACTTCACTCGATGAGCTACCCCAATTTGTGAACGTATTGCAAGGAACGATGTCTATTGTGGGGCCACGTCCTCATGCGATTTCACATAATGAGCAATATCGCCAATTGATTCAAGGCTATATGCTGCGCCATAAAGTGAAGCCAGGAATTACAGGCTGGGCTCAAGTAAATGGCTTACGCGGAGAAACTGAAACTATTGATAAGATGAAGTCGAGAGTTGACTATGATCTCTACTACATTAACCACTGGTCTATATGGCTTGATCTCAAGATTATCTTTCTGACCATCATCAATGGTTTTACGAGTAAAACAGCCTACTAA
- a CDS encoding glycosyltransferase family 2 protein — translation MHTLTSPVAFIIFNRPDKAQKTFDAIAKVQPKKLLVIADGARTDVAGEAERCKATRDIIDQVNWDCEVLKNYSESNLGCKQRLATGLDWVFSNVSEAIILEDDCLPAPSFFQYCDELLAYYRNDDRIGMISGDNFQEGIWRGEGDYYFSRFCHIWGWATWARAWKKYDVNASSWPQLKARDWLSSLGFKGSEKKHWEEAFESVYTKRLDTWDHQWNLACWQNEMFSITPNVNLISNIGFGEGATHTTGPSIHSDMKTIDLQFPLRHPTKVERNLAADNMSSRRLFTNSYLVRGIRKIKAILGIR, via the coding sequence GTGCATACATTAACTTCCCCGGTCGCTTTTATTATCTTTAATCGCCCAGATAAGGCGCAAAAGACTTTCGATGCTATCGCAAAAGTCCAGCCAAAAAAATTACTGGTTATAGCTGATGGTGCACGCACTGATGTTGCTGGTGAAGCGGAGCGATGTAAGGCAACTCGAGACATCATCGATCAGGTAAATTGGGACTGTGAAGTTCTCAAAAACTATTCAGAAAGTAATTTAGGTTGTAAGCAAAGGCTGGCTACCGGATTAGATTGGGTTTTTAGTAACGTATCAGAGGCAATTATCTTAGAAGATGATTGTTTGCCAGCACCTTCCTTTTTTCAGTATTGCGATGAGTTGCTTGCTTACTACCGCAATGATGATCGCATTGGAATGATTTCTGGGGATAATTTTCAAGAGGGTATTTGGCGTGGCGAAGGGGATTATTACTTTAGTAGGTTCTGTCATATTTGGGGCTGGGCTACTTGGGCTCGAGCATGGAAAAAGTATGATGTTAATGCCTCTAGCTGGCCTCAACTAAAGGCGCGTGATTGGCTGAGCTCTCTGGGATTTAAAGGCTCAGAAAAGAAACACTGGGAAGAGGCGTTTGAGAGCGTGTACACCAAAAGATTAGATACCTGGGATCACCAGTGGAATCTGGCATGTTGGCAAAATGAAATGTTCTCTATTACCCCCAATGTGAATTTGATCAGTAACATTGGTTTTGGGGAGGGGGCAACGCACACCACGGGTCCCAGCATTCACTCAGATATGAAAACCATAGATTTGCAGTTTCCTTTGAGGCATCCAACTAAAGTAGAGAGAAATCTAGCGGCTGATAATATGTCGTCACGACGCTTATTTACTAATTCTTATTTAGTGCGGGGCATCCGAAAAATCAAAGCTATTTTAGGTATTCGATAA
- the tviB gene encoding Vi polysaccharide biosynthesis UDP-N-acetylglucosamine C-6 dehydrogenase TviB, translated as MNLADIKLAVIGLGYVGLPLAVEFGKKRLVVGFDINQKRIAQLQSSVDHTLEVSAEELKEATKLSFTHELTDLTGSNCFIVTVPTPIDEHKNPDLMPLIRASETVGKILKAGDIVIYESTVYPGCTEEICIPVLEKHSGLKFNQDFFAGYSPERINPGDKEHRVSTIKKVTSGSTPMVADLIDVLYNQVVVVGTHKAPSIKVAEAAKVIENTQRDLNIALINELAIIFNKLGIDTEAVLQAAGSKWNFLPFRPGLVGGHCIGVDPYYLTHKAEAIGYHPEIILAGRRLNDSMGGYVVGQLVKAMTKKRIHVDGAKVLVMGLAFKENCPDLRNTRVIDIINELKEYNCEVDVFDPWVDAKDADHEYGITPIKQSALTPQAYDAIILAVGHSEFKKMGVKKIRALGKPLHILYDIKYLLDSSESDLRL; from the coding sequence GTGAATTTAGCCGACATTAAATTAGCAGTAATTGGCCTTGGGTACGTGGGGCTTCCACTTGCCGTTGAGTTTGGGAAAAAGCGTCTGGTAGTGGGTTTTGATATCAATCAAAAACGCATTGCCCAGCTTCAATCTAGCGTTGATCATACTTTAGAGGTGAGTGCCGAAGAGTTGAAAGAAGCCACCAAACTTTCATTTACTCATGAGCTTACAGATTTGACTGGAAGTAATTGTTTTATTGTTACAGTGCCCACTCCTATTGATGAGCATAAGAATCCGGATTTAATGCCGTTGATTCGCGCTTCTGAGACGGTTGGAAAAATTCTTAAAGCGGGCGATATAGTCATTTATGAATCTACCGTTTACCCGGGATGTACAGAAGAGATTTGCATCCCAGTTTTAGAAAAACACTCTGGCCTGAAATTTAATCAAGACTTTTTTGCTGGATATAGCCCTGAACGAATCAATCCAGGCGATAAAGAACATCGAGTCTCCACGATTAAAAAGGTGACCTCCGGTTCAACTCCGATGGTTGCTGATCTAATCGATGTGCTTTATAACCAAGTTGTAGTGGTAGGCACTCATAAGGCGCCAAGTATTAAAGTCGCTGAAGCAGCAAAGGTGATAGAAAACACTCAGCGTGATTTAAATATCGCCTTAATCAATGAGCTGGCGATTATTTTTAATAAGCTTGGTATTGATACTGAGGCGGTATTGCAGGCAGCAGGTTCTAAGTGGAATTTTTTACCCTTTAGACCTGGTCTTGTTGGCGGCCATTGCATTGGCGTTGATCCTTACTACCTAACTCATAAAGCCGAAGCTATTGGATACCATCCAGAAATTATTCTGGCTGGCCGTCGACTAAATGACAGTATGGGAGGCTATGTGGTAGGCCAGCTCGTTAAGGCGATGACCAAAAAACGTATTCATGTAGATGGTGCCAAAGTGCTTGTGATGGGATTGGCGTTCAAAGAGAACTGCCCTGATCTGCGAAATACTCGAGTAATTGATATTATCAATGAGCTTAAAGAGTACAACTGTGAAGTCGACGTTTTTGATCCTTGGGTTGATGCAAAAGATGCAGACCATGAGTATGGCATTACCCCAATTAAACAATCTGCCCTAACACCTCAAGCCTATGACGCTATCATTTTAGCAGTCGGACATTCTGAATTTAAGAAAATGGGTGTCAAAAAGATACGTGCCCTAGGCAAGCCCTTGCATATCCTTTATGACATTAAATATCTTTTGGATTCATCTGAATCTGATTTAAGACTCTAA
- a CDS encoding cytidylyltransferase domain-containing protein — translation MILSRPVFALVPARGGSKGIPRKNLRKIQGRTLVEIALKAAIDSVYVDRVYLSSEDEEILEQGRNLGVEVIKRPVELASDTSSANEVVNHFINQNSEEFSKDDPYILYLQPTSPLRALRHINEALEEMQTQKADSLISVIKLEKSPYKSFSIDINGRLRSLFEESLSNFRRQDLPNTYIPNGALYVFTASAFRLRGIFPSNGSLPYVMSESDSIDLDEEDDLIKLEKILGLSNG, via the coding sequence ATGATTCTCTCAAGGCCTGTATTTGCGCTAGTGCCAGCACGTGGGGGTTCGAAGGGAATTCCTCGTAAGAATCTAAGAAAAATTCAAGGCCGCACGCTTGTTGAAATAGCGCTAAAAGCAGCTATTGATTCTGTTTATGTTGATAGAGTATACCTATCTTCCGAGGATGAGGAAATATTGGAGCAGGGCCGCAACCTAGGTGTTGAGGTTATTAAACGACCAGTCGAGCTTGCTTCCGATACCTCTTCAGCTAATGAGGTGGTTAACCATTTTATAAATCAAAATAGCGAGGAATTTTCAAAGGATGACCCATACATTTTATATTTACAACCCACTTCTCCATTAAGAGCGCTAAGACATATAAATGAAGCTTTAGAGGAGATGCAAACACAAAAAGCTGATTCGTTAATTAGTGTTATAAAGCTAGAGAAGTCCCCCTATAAATCTTTTTCAATTGATATTAACGGCAGATTAAGATCCCTTTTTGAGGAGAGTCTATCTAATTTCCGTCGTCAAGATTTACCTAATACATATATCCCTAATGGAGCATTATATGTATTTACTGCTTCAGCATTTCGATTGCGAGGAATTTTTCCATCTAATGGAAGCTTGCCATATGTAATGAGTGAGTCTGACAGTATTGATTTAGATGAAGAGGATGATCTTATAAAATTAGAGAAAATTTTAGGATTAAGTAATGGCTGA
- a CDS encoding WecB/TagA/CpsF family glycosyltransferase, translated as MATYPETLKIKIARVQTEVIGVPVDIGTISSMSRYLISLADQKKNTGRYVCVANVHMLTIAHANPRYKSILENAQLVTPDGMPLVWTQKIKGFKNAQRVSGPDLMIELCKLSSQSNHSIYLLGADESTLDLLSSNLLLQFPGLNIAGMYAPEKLPEQAIVDESLVENINTSGASFLFVGLGCPKQEYWCATYAPKIIPIALGVGAAFDFHAGTKKRPPAFIQQCGLEWLYRLLSEPGRLWKRYLASNSAFVYYTLLDLLQINKPK; from the coding sequence ATGGCCACTTACCCAGAGACCCTCAAAATAAAAATAGCTCGAGTACAAACTGAAGTAATTGGGGTTCCCGTTGATATTGGCACAATCTCTAGTATGTCTCGCTATTTAATATCATTGGCAGATCAAAAAAAGAATACTGGCAGGTACGTCTGTGTGGCTAACGTACATATGCTAACCATTGCGCATGCAAACCCAAGATATAAATCCATCCTTGAAAATGCCCAACTAGTTACCCCAGATGGAATGCCATTAGTTTGGACGCAAAAAATCAAAGGCTTCAAAAATGCCCAGAGAGTATCTGGTCCAGATTTAATGATTGAGTTATGTAAATTGTCCTCACAGAGCAACCACTCGATTTATCTATTGGGCGCAGATGAATCAACCTTAGATTTGTTATCGAGTAATTTGCTCCTACAATTTCCAGGGCTAAATATTGCAGGAATGTATGCTCCTGAAAAATTACCAGAGCAAGCCATTGTGGATGAAAGTTTAGTTGAGAACATCAATACCTCTGGAGCAAGCTTCTTATTTGTTGGGCTAGGATGCCCAAAACAAGAGTACTGGTGCGCAACCTATGCGCCCAAAATAATTCCTATTGCTCTAGGTGTTGGCGCAGCTTTTGACTTTCATGCCGGAACTAAAAAAAGGCCACCAGCGTTCATCCAGCAATGTGGGCTGGAATGGCTCTATAGGTTACTCTCCGAACCAGGAAGATTGTGGAAGCGATATCTAGCGAGTAACTCCGCTTTTGTGTATTACACTTTACTTGACCTACTGCAAATCAATAAGCCTAAATAG